A section of the Prionailurus bengalensis isolate Pbe53 chromosome C2, Fcat_Pben_1.1_paternal_pri, whole genome shotgun sequence genome encodes:
- the LOC122491435 gene encoding OX-2 membrane glycoprotein-like isoform X2: MVTFSKNHGVVVQPAYKDKINITQLELKNSTITFWNTTLEDEGCYKCLFNTFGSGKISGKACLTLSVQPTVFLHYKFFEDHVNITCSANARPAPVISWKVSGSGIENSTEILSHPNGTTSVTSVLQVKDPKSQVGKEVICQVLHLGTMTSVRQTLDKGFWFSVPLLLSIVSLVILLVLISILLYWKRRRNQDREP; encoded by the exons ATGGTCACCTTCAGCAAGAACCATGGGGTTGTAGTCCAACCTGCCTATAAGGACAAGATAAACATCACCcagctggaactcaagaactcaACCATTACGTTCTGGAATACCACCCTGGAGGATGAAGGGTGTTACAAGTGCCTCTTCAATACTTTTGGTTCCGGGAAGATCTCAGGAAAAGCCTGCCTCACCCTCTCTG tACAGCCCACAGTGTTCCTTCACTATAAATTTTTCGAAGACCACGTAAATATCACTTGCTCTGCCAATGCCCGCCCAGCCCCTGTGATCTCCTGGAAGGTCTCTGGGTCAGGGATTGAAAACAGTACTGAGATTCTCTCACACCCCAATGGGACCACGTCTGTCACGAGTGTCCTCCAGGTCAAAGACCCCAAGAGCCAGGTGGGGAAGGAGGTAATCTGCCAGGTGCTACACCTGGGGACTATGACCAGCGTCAGGCAAACTTTGGACAAAG GCTTTTGGTTTTCAGTTCCACTATTGTTAAGTATTGTTTCCCTGGTCATTCTCCTGGTCTTAATCTCAATCTTATTATACTGGAAACGTCGTCGGAACCAAGACCGAG AGCCCTAG
- the LOC122491435 gene encoding OX-2 membrane glycoprotein-like isoform X3, with amino-acid sequence MKGVTSASSILLVPGRSQEKPASPSLPTVFLHYKFFEDHVNITCSANARPAPVISWKVSGSGIENSTEILSHPNGTTSVTSVLQVKDPKSQVGKEVICQVLHLGTMTSVRQTLDKGFWFSVPLLLSIVSLVILLVLISILLYWKRRRNQDREP; translated from the exons ATGAAGGGTGTTACAAGTGCCTCTTCAATACTTTTGGTTCCGGGAAGATCTCAGGAAAAGCCTGCCTCACCCTCTCTG CCCACAGTGTTCCTTCACTATAAATTTTTCGAAGACCACGTAAATATCACTTGCTCTGCCAATGCCCGCCCAGCCCCTGTGATCTCCTGGAAGGTCTCTGGGTCAGGGATTGAAAACAGTACTGAGATTCTCTCACACCCCAATGGGACCACGTCTGTCACGAGTGTCCTCCAGGTCAAAGACCCCAAGAGCCAGGTGGGGAAGGAGGTAATCTGCCAGGTGCTACACCTGGGGACTATGACCAGCGTCAGGCAAACTTTGGACAAAG GCTTTTGGTTTTCAGTTCCACTATTGTTAAGTATTGTTTCCCTGGTCATTCTCCTGGTCTTAATCTCAATCTTATTATACTGGAAACGTCGTCGGAACCAAGACCGAG AGCCCTAG